From the genome of Alteromonas stellipolaris:
GAGTTTCCTTTAGATGCTTGGCAACAAGTGATGAAAGTGAACCTTGACGCTGCATTTTTACTAAGTCAAGCCATTGGAAAACATATGATCTCTCATGATGGCGGCAAAATTATCAATATAGCTTCCATGTTGAGTTTTAGTGGTGGTGTAACGGTTCCAGCCTACACAGCAAGCAAACACGCAATTGCGGGATTAACCAAAGCACTCGCCAATGAATGGGGTACTTCGAATATTCAAGTTAACGCTATTGCACCAGGTTATATCAAAACTGATAACACCCAAGCCCTACAAGATGACGCTAAACGCAGCGCAGAAATTCTTTCTCGAATTCCCGCTGGGAGATGGGGTGAAGTTGACGATTTAGCGGGGGCAGCTGTTTTTCTAGCAAGTTCAGCAAGCAATTACGTAAGCGGCCACACCCTCGCGGTGGATGGCGGTTTTCTCGCAAGATAGATGAAGGAAAAGATGATGAATCCAGAGATTGATGTTCGCTATGCCATTGGCAAAAAAGAAGCAAACGCTTACAACACTGAAGAACTACGAGATGCTTTTTTAACCTCCTCACTCATGTCGAAGGGCGAAGTGGTTTGGATTTACACCCACTATGAGCGATTCATGTTGGGAAGCGCAGTACCAACCACCGATGTGCTTACCCTTGATACTATTGAAGACCAGTTAAAAATGCCTTATTTCACTGCACGCCGCGAAGTTGGCATCATCAATATTGGTGGCGCAGGTACAGTCACAGTGAATGGTAATGAGTACCACCTTGCTCCCGAAGAAGCCTTGTACATTGGAAAAGGAAATGAGCAAATTTCTTTTGCGTCTGACGATGCGAATAATCCTGCTAAATATTATATGAATTCTGCGCCTGCTCACCATGCCTACCCCTGTAAAAAAGTAGGTAAGGACGATGCCAACGTGCTGCATTTAGGCAGCCAAGAAACCTCTAATGAGCGAGATATTAAGCAATTACTGATTAATACCGTTGTAGACACATGCCAATTACAAATGGGGCTAACACGCCTTCACAATGGCAGTGTTTGGAATACAATGCCGGCGCATCAGCACGATAGAAGGAACGAAGTATATTTCTATTTTGATATGAATGAAGAAAATCGTGTGTGCCATTTTATGGGAGAACCCCATGAAACACGTCATTTATTTGTGGCAAATGAAGAAGCCATTATTTCCCCTCCGTGGTCAATTCACTGCGGCGTAGGTACAGGAAGCTATGCATTCATATGGGGGATGGCGGGTGAAAACCTTGACTACGATGACATGGACAAGTTTCCACCTTCAGCCTTACGTTAATGAATGGCATGGATAGTATTATGCAGTGTTTTAGCAAGTTTATGGTCTTAGTAATGAGCGTATTTACGCTCTTTGCGTGCTCTCAACACGAGAGTAGCGGCGAAATCACCGTACTGCGTTTGGGTCATACTCTAGACACCCAGCACTCAGTGCATAAAGCCATGGAGTTTTTGGGGGAACGCCTTGAATACTATTCAGACGGTAAGATGACAGTCATCATTTACCCTGGTAGCCAATTAGGTACCGAAAGGGAAATGATAGAGCTTTTACAAATTGGATCTTTGGCGATGACCA
Proteins encoded in this window:
- the kduI gene encoding 5-dehydro-4-deoxy-D-glucuronate isomerase, whose translation is MNPEIDVRYAIGKKEANAYNTEELRDAFLTSSLMSKGEVVWIYTHYERFMLGSAVPTTDVLTLDTIEDQLKMPYFTARREVGIINIGGAGTVTVNGNEYHLAPEEALYIGKGNEQISFASDDANNPAKYYMNSAPAHHAYPCKKVGKDDANVLHLGSQETSNERDIKQLLINTVVDTCQLQMGLTRLHNGSVWNTMPAHQHDRRNEVYFYFDMNEENRVCHFMGEPHETRHLFVANEEAIISPPWSIHCGVGTGSYAFIWGMAGENLDYDDMDKFPPSALR
- the kduD gene encoding 2-dehydro-3-deoxy-D-gluconate 5-dehydrogenase KduD; this translates as MVNFNLEGKTALVTGASRGIGQALALSLAGAGAHVICSSSREGGCENTLHKIDAIGGSARAISADLSNLDAVANLATSAIKQGKRIDILVNNGGTIFRAPATEFPLDAWQQVMKVNLDAAFLLSQAIGKHMISHDGGKIINIASMLSFSGGVTVPAYTASKHAIAGLTKALANEWGTSNIQVNAIAPGYIKTDNTQALQDDAKRSAEILSRIPAGRWGEVDDLAGAAVFLASSASNYVSGHTLAVDGGFLAR